The Candidatus Binatus sp. sequence CGGCTCAGACGGCATTCCGCGATTGGGCTCCCTTAAGCGCCGGGTGCATCACCCGCGTCTATTCAGCCGCATGACGACTGGTTGGCATTAGGAGACGGCTGAAAACACCTTTTAGCACAAACTACTCTTAGGTCAAGCAAATTAAATCATAAATTATCATTGGAATGGCTTACGCTTTCAAAACCGCAATTCGTCGTTATGCGGGCTAAAGTGACGAAAGTACGGGCAGGATTCGGGGATCCAATCCGGTCGACGATGCGATTCTCTAAATCGGCATGGCAGCATTCGAGACGGCCAAACCGTTCGAAGTAACTGATCCTTGAAGCGCGGCCCGCTGGACCTTACAGCATCGGGTTCAGGACGGGCTGGCCGAAGGAGAGTGCGCCGTACATCCGGGCCGGCGCATCCACGTTCAGATAGGCGTGTCCGAGCATCGCCTTGATATCCTGGTAGCGGCGCTGCTGCGGATGATCGAGGAAGATAGCCTTGCCGCTGCTCGCCTCGAACAACTGGTCTGCGGCGCGCGCGGCCAACTGCGCCGAGCGACAGGCGTGAACACGCATCGCGGCGCGCTGCTGAAAGGAGAGGATGCGGCCGCTGCGGGCCGCGTCCATCAACTGTTCGAGATCGCGGCGCATCAGGAGGAATCCCGCGTCGATCGCATAGTCAGCTTCTGCGAGCAGTTTTTGGACATAGGGATCGTCGCTGACGACGCCGCCAAGGCCGCCCTTGCGGTTGCGGTTGATATCGATCCACAGCTCCAGAAAGCCGCGCGCGGCGCCTAACACCGATGCGGTCAGGGCGTAGTTGAAGATCAGCGCGAACGGCAGGCGATATAGAGGTGCGGGATTGAGTTCCCAGCCGGGCAAATCGCGGCCCAGGGTGTAATCCCAGTGCGACTGGCTCCGGTAGTCGGGCACGAAGGCGTTGTCGACGACGATGTCCTTGCTGCCGGTGCCGCGCAGGCCCGCGACGTGCCAGTTATCGTCGATGATGTAGTCGCGGCGCGGGAGCATAAACGATCGCGAATCGGGCACTTGTGCGCCGCGGACCTCGACGCCGCCGGCGATCGCGCCGAGGATCACCCATTGGCAATGGTCGCATCCGGTCGAAAACGACCAGCGGCCATTCAGGCGGAAGCCGCCTTTGACTTTTTCAGCCTTGCCGGTTGGAGCGTACGACGAGGAATGCATCGTGGCGGGATCTTCGCCCCAGACTTCCTGCTGCACCTCTTTGGGGAAGAGCGCCAATTGCCAGGGATGGACGCCGATGATGCCGGAGACCCAACCTGCGGAACCGTCGGCGCGCGCGATTTCGGCAATCGCCTCGAAATAGCCGGCGGGATCCGCCTCGCCGCCGCCCCAGCGGGCAGGCTGGAGGCCGCGCAGCAGGCCCGAATCGAGCAGCGCGTTCCAGGTGGAATCGGGCAACCGGCGGAGCCGAGTAGCTTCGTCGGAGGCCTCGCGGAGTTGCGGCGCGAGAGCGATGGCGCGATCGATTAGCTGATTCATGCGTGCGACATCCACGAAGTTTGCGTCAACGCCACGGTATCGCGAATCTTCGCGAGAAACGCAAGCCGGGCGATCACGGCGAACGCGCGGCGAGACGGGCCGGCAGCCCGCTGGCGATCGTGCGCGACAGCCGGCTGGCCGCCATGCTCGACGACGTCAACCTTTGCGGGACTTGCTCCCGATGAGATTGTGTTTCAGGATTCCATGGGCAGGTGGGACATCCGATGAGTGATAGCTACGCAGAACATATGATTGTCGCCGCGAGCGATCGAAGTCATTTGCATACCGCATATGGCTACTGCACCGAGGCGGATCGATATGCGCTGGCGCGCTGTGCGAGGCGCTTTCTGACCGCGGGCGCGGCGCTCGCAATCGCCGATGAGATCTACTGGGGTTGGCGCGGAGAGTTTCCGAACTTCCTGGTCACGATCGCGTTGGTGCTTGGACTAGGAGGACTCGCGTTGGCGGACTTGGTCGAACGCCGCGCGGATCGTGCGCTAAGCGATCAGGTTCTGACTGGGTCGCTCACCGAGCGATGGAGTACGTTTGCGGTCCTGGTGGCCTTCTTTACGCTCTATGCCGTCTCGATGTTTCCGCCAACTCCATTTAACGAGCAGGTTCGCCAGG is a genomic window containing:
- a CDS encoding acyl-CoA dehydrogenase family protein, which translates into the protein MNQLIDRAIALAPQLREASDEATRLRRLPDSTWNALLDSGLLRGLQPARWGGGEADPAGYFEAIAEIARADGSAGWVSGIIGVHPWQLALFPKEVQQEVWGEDPATMHSSSYAPTGKAEKVKGGFRLNGRWSFSTGCDHCQWVILGAIAGGVEVRGAQVPDSRSFMLPRRDYIIDDNWHVAGLRGTGSKDIVVDNAFVPDYRSQSHWDYTLGRDLPGWELNPAPLYRLPFALIFNYALTASVLGAARGFLELWIDINRNRKGGLGGVVSDDPYVQKLLAEADYAIDAGFLLMRRDLEQLMDAARSGRILSFQQRAAMRVHACRSAQLAARAADQLFEASSGKAIFLDHPQQRRYQDIKAMLGHAYLNVDAPARMYGALSFGQPVLNPML